Proteins found in one Maridesulfovibrio sp. genomic segment:
- a CDS encoding permease-like cell division protein FtsX, translating to MLTLFFRLLGRGIRDMGLHPWANIFTLVAVTMVSILAGLFMLTMHNVNQELLKSRGQVEIQIFWSADTPVKEYEKQWADLKKLEGLKDIRTFTPENALKQLSEALSDTDDFSWLGKTSNPLPPTALLSFSVKSGVENERWAADLLRNLKALPFVDKVHYNPLQIDLARGWINLTQSVVWPIIGFLGLVVGLVVGNTMRLSLMTRKDEIEILYLVGAKQWFIRLPLLTGGALLGLIGSSAALGILYTAQLFFADILNFPPLFMKLTFLPPEQCLILTGTVTIIGMLSSFVAVKN from the coding sequence ATGTTAACGCTTTTCTTCAGACTCCTCGGCAGGGGTATCCGTGATATGGGACTCCATCCGTGGGCGAATATCTTCACCCTTGTGGCTGTCACCATGGTCTCAATTCTGGCCGGTCTGTTCATGCTGACCATGCATAATGTGAATCAGGAACTCCTGAAGAGCAGGGGACAGGTCGAAATACAGATTTTCTGGTCGGCCGATACACCGGTAAAAGAGTATGAAAAGCAGTGGGCAGACCTTAAAAAGCTAGAAGGGCTCAAAGATATACGTACCTTTACCCCTGAAAATGCCCTGAAACAACTCTCTGAAGCTCTAAGTGACACAGACGATTTTTCATGGCTTGGAAAGACGAGCAATCCACTTCCTCCAACAGCGCTGCTCTCTTTTTCCGTTAAATCCGGAGTTGAGAATGAACGCTGGGCGGCTGATTTATTACGCAATCTTAAAGCTCTTCCATTTGTGGACAAGGTACATTATAATCCACTACAGATTGACCTTGCACGGGGCTGGATAAATCTTACTCAGTCAGTAGTCTGGCCCATAATCGGTTTTCTCGGACTGGTGGTCGGACTGGTGGTCGGCAACACCATGCGCCTCTCACTCATGACCCGCAAAGATGAAATAGAAATACTTTATCTCGTAGGTGCCAAGCAATGGTTCATCCGCCTTCCGCTATTAACCGGCGGGGCCCTGCTCGGACTGATAGGAAGCAGTGCAGCCCTTGGTATCCTTTATACTGCACAGCTTTTTTTCGCTGACATTCTGAACTTTCCGCCACTATTCATGAAACTGACCTTCCTGCCTCCTGAACAATGCCTTATACTGACAGGAACCGTCACCATAATCGGGATGCTGAGCAGCTTTGTGGCTGTTAAGAATTAA
- the ftsE gene encoding cell division ATP-binding protein FtsE — MIRINRLSYNFGSNWALKDISLNIEKGEFIFLTGHSGAGKTTLMRLLYGALPLTRGQASVAGYDLHNIKRGQIPMLRRELGVVFQDFKILPGRSVYENVSLALTVRSMPKSIVDKRVRAIIRALGLEKKSYSKCSSLSGGEQQRVAIARAMVVNPKLIIADEPTGNLDFELSLHLMDVFKQFNTHGTTVVMATHSREILRYVPDARIIHLEDGQVCEAPEHLTAERCPC; from the coding sequence ATGATCCGGATCAACCGGCTTTCGTACAACTTCGGCTCCAACTGGGCTTTGAAGGACATTTCCCTGAATATCGAAAAAGGGGAATTCATTTTTCTTACCGGACATTCCGGCGCCGGCAAAACCACCCTCATGCGCCTACTGTATGGAGCTCTTCCGCTTACACGGGGCCAGGCTTCAGTGGCCGGCTACGACCTGCACAATATCAAGCGCGGACAGATTCCCATGCTGCGCCGTGAACTCGGGGTGGTCTTTCAGGATTTTAAAATTCTGCCCGGACGCTCCGTTTACGAAAACGTTTCCCTTGCCCTGACCGTACGCAGCATGCCCAAATCAATAGTTGATAAAAGGGTCAGGGCTATTATCCGCGCCCTCGGACTTGAAAAGAAAAGCTACTCAAAATGCAGCAGCCTTTCCGGCGGTGAACAGCAGCGGGTTGCCATTGCCCGGGCAATGGTGGTCAATCCGAAACTCATCATTGCGGATGAACCCACAGGTAATCTGGACTTTGAGCTTTCCCTGCATCTCATGGACGTTTTCAAACAATTTAACACCCATGGAACAACTGTGGTCATGGCCACCCATAGCCGTGAAATCCTGCGCTATGTACCGGACGCCAGAATAATCCACCTTGAAGACGGTCAGGTCTGCGAAGCCCCGGAACACCTTACTGCGGAGCGTTGCCCATGTTAA
- a CDS encoding pyridoxal phosphate-dependent aminotransferase yields the protein MKISERLMRAKPSATLAVNAKAQELRAQGKEIVSLAVGEPDFPTPKHVCEAMKKAVDDGFHRYTAVPGLPELRAAVANYYGKFYGAKAEAENTIISNGGKHSLYNLFMALIDPGDEALIPAPYWVSYPDMVELAEGKPVIVPTTAESGFLAKIEDLEAACTSKTKLLVLNTPSNPTGCHYPQEQLTEIANWAKSKGIFIISDEVYDRLVYTPAEYSTLANFWEKNPEDVAIVGALSKSFAMTGWRVGTALAHADLVKAMVKIQGQSTSNVNTMAQKAALAAFEGPWDFIDEMTVKFKRRRDLALEIITSWPGVICPKPDGAFYLFPVLDSFYTEETPDSASMCTKILEEAGVALVPGSAFGDDRCIRISYAVDDEVLKNSLEKIGKVLMGK from the coding sequence ATGAAAATTTCTGAAAGACTTATGAGGGCAAAGCCGTCCGCAACTCTGGCAGTTAACGCCAAGGCACAGGAACTGCGTGCACAGGGTAAGGAAATCGTGAGCCTCGCAGTTGGCGAGCCTGATTTTCCCACCCCGAAACATGTCTGCGAAGCCATGAAGAAAGCTGTTGATGACGGTTTTCATCGTTATACCGCCGTTCCGGGGCTTCCCGAATTACGCGCAGCAGTAGCCAATTATTATGGTAAGTTCTACGGTGCTAAAGCTGAAGCTGAAAACACCATTATCAGTAATGGCGGAAAACATTCACTTTATAACCTGTTCATGGCCCTTATTGATCCGGGTGACGAAGCGCTTATCCCTGCTCCTTACTGGGTCAGCTATCCGGACATGGTAGAGCTGGCGGAAGGTAAGCCTGTTATCGTGCCCACAACTGCCGAGTCCGGTTTTTTGGCCAAAATTGAGGATCTTGAAGCAGCTTGTACTTCAAAGACAAAATTGTTGGTCCTGAATACTCCTTCGAACCCAACCGGTTGTCATTATCCGCAGGAGCAGCTGACCGAGATCGCTAATTGGGCCAAGTCCAAGGGAATCTTTATCATTTCCGATGAAGTTTATGACCGTCTGGTCTATACTCCTGCTGAATACTCCACCCTTGCTAATTTCTGGGAAAAGAATCCCGAAGATGTAGCCATAGTAGGCGCTCTGTCAAAGAGTTTCGCTATGACCGGTTGGCGTGTGGGTACTGCACTGGCTCATGCTGATCTGGTAAAAGCCATGGTCAAGATTCAGGGCCAATCCACATCCAACGTGAATACTATGGCTCAGAAGGCTGCACTTGCCGCTTTTGAAGGTCCGTGGGATTTCATTGATGAAATGACAGTTAAATTCAAACGCCGCCGTGATCTCGCTCTTGAAATCATTACTTCATGGCCCGGTGTTATCTGTCCGAAGCCGGATGGGGCATTTTATCTTTTCCCTGTTCTTGATTCCTTTTACACTGAAGAAACACCTGATTCCGCTTCCATGTGTACCAAGATTCTGGAAGAAGCCGGCGTGGCTCTCGTGCCCGGTTCCGCCTTCGGTGATGACCGCTGCATCCGCATTTCTTATGCTGTGGATGATGAAGTTCTCAAAAATTCTCTGGAAAAAATCGGTAAAGTGTTGATGGGAAAATAA
- a CDS encoding glucose-6-phosphate isomerase, with product MAANILDWTDSWYERLDSESQCDSAASIAARFSGEVADGKLPFCSMPFMASLLHNLEGLEEYVKSFDHMLLLGIGGSALGARALQKAFFPQQDQPGHEGPWLWIADNVCAKTLDAYLKKLPLEKTLVAVVSKSGGTIETISQYFLIRDKLKQDLGDNWNRNVLFVTDKEKGFLREQADEYSVRTLEVPDFLGGRYSVLSAVGLLPAMFMGIDYRSMVEGASDVLSPLAAPDLNGDTLGNHPAFKLACWASGLMGEGYNELIFFSYIPQWACFGQWFAQLWAESLGKDGKGSQPLPAVGATDQHSVNQMFLDGPRNKGCLFLTCPSLPEGASFTDDIPDNFAYLKGKSFGELIHAEALGTKMALSANKVPLVEMQMGSDSEESAGRLMGLLMAATIFTGWLIEINPIDQPAVEMGKLLAKARLGADGLQKEKDSLDSFLNIKREEQEF from the coding sequence ATGGCTGCCAACATTCTTGATTGGACCGACAGCTGGTACGAAAGGCTTGATTCGGAATCTCAGTGCGATTCCGCGGCATCCATCGCTGCAAGATTCAGCGGAGAAGTGGCTGATGGCAAGCTTCCATTTTGCTCCATGCCTTTTATGGCTTCTCTGCTCCATAATCTGGAAGGCCTTGAAGAATACGTAAAAAGTTTTGACCATATGCTTCTGCTGGGCATAGGCGGCTCGGCATTGGGAGCAAGAGCCCTGCAAAAAGCGTTTTTTCCGCAGCAGGATCAGCCCGGTCATGAAGGACCATGGCTTTGGATTGCGGATAATGTCTGCGCGAAGACACTCGATGCCTACCTGAAAAAACTTCCCCTTGAAAAAACATTGGTGGCGGTTGTTTCCAAATCCGGAGGCACAATTGAAACCATCAGTCAGTATTTTCTTATCCGTGATAAACTCAAGCAGGATCTAGGTGATAACTGGAATCGCAATGTTTTGTTTGTCACAGACAAGGAAAAAGGTTTTCTGCGCGAGCAGGCTGATGAATATTCTGTACGTACCCTCGAAGTTCCTGATTTCCTCGGTGGAAGATATTCCGTTCTTTCTGCTGTGGGGCTGCTTCCTGCCATGTTTATGGGCATTGATTACCGCTCAATGGTGGAAGGTGCTTCCGATGTCCTTTCACCCCTTGCCGCTCCCGATTTAAATGGTGATACCCTAGGCAATCATCCGGCATTCAAGCTGGCTTGCTGGGCTTCAGGGCTGATGGGAGAAGGCTATAACGAACTCATCTTTTTTTCATATATTCCTCAATGGGCCTGCTTCGGCCAATGGTTCGCTCAGCTTTGGGCCGAAAGTCTCGGCAAAGACGGTAAAGGCAGTCAGCCGCTTCCGGCAGTAGGAGCCACGGATCAGCATTCAGTGAACCAGATGTTTCTCGATGGGCCGCGCAATAAAGGATGCCTGTTCCTTACCTGTCCTTCCCTTCCTGAAGGAGCTTCCTTCACGGACGATATCCCGGACAATTTCGCTTACCTCAAAGGAAAAAGTTTCGGTGAGCTGATCCATGCCGAAGCTCTGGGAACGAAAATGGCCCTTTCCGCCAATAAAGTTCCTCTTGTTGAAATGCAGATGGGGTCCGATTCTGAAGAATCCGCAGGACGGCTTATGGGGCTGCTCATGGCGGCAACTATTTTCACCGGCTGGCTTATAGAGATAAATCCCATTGACCAGCCTGCCGTTGAAATGGGCAAGCTGCTGGCTAAAGCAAGGCTTGGTGCTGATGGATTGCAAAAAGAAAAAGACAGCCTTGATTCATTTTTGAATATTAAGCGTGAAGAGCAGGAATTTTAG
- a CDS encoding ATP-binding protein, protein MESEHQDLQVKSFQLVKLLSWTLLIVIIASSLGLSVFLAKHADETLLEKQKEFALLQAENLNHQIYRRFILPTLIGYGRIGLKNKEQMDRLDQVVRSTVHSFKVNEVRVYDPELTVSYSTDTDKIGKADLAGEFIKQVLDTGKPRYEFISKKSTLALIFDFHMRPGTMQLKIVYPLRSEKSLNIDENVIMGVMELTQDITEDYQSVINFERLILFTSSFSALILFATIMAIIRRADIVNEQRMQDRRQFEKELNQSEKLASIGRMVSGVAHEIRNPLGIIRSSSELLLKRMKDGDQTNVKILGAIHEETKRLSRTVSDFLDYARPRKIAMSALDPADLLDKIYMFLESKCRESNIELRCNYVHGYQVCADSDLLYRAFYNLIGNAIQAVEGDGYISVFIDETEGGINVVVSDSGSGFPEGIIEKVKDPFFTTKDNGTGLGLAIVTNIVESHNGKLRIGNNPEGGARLEIFLPEKKDC, encoded by the coding sequence TTGGAATCAGAACATCAAGATTTGCAAGTTAAATCATTTCAGCTTGTTAAACTTCTTTCATGGACTCTGCTGATAGTTATTATTGCCAGCAGTCTGGGTCTTTCTGTTTTTCTGGCCAAGCATGCAGATGAAACTCTGCTTGAAAAACAGAAGGAATTTGCCCTGCTGCAGGCTGAAAACCTGAATCACCAGATTTACCGTCGTTTTATCCTGCCTACACTAATCGGCTACGGGCGCATCGGTTTGAAAAATAAAGAACAGATGGACCGTCTTGATCAGGTGGTGCGTTCCACGGTGCATAGTTTTAAGGTTAATGAAGTCCGTGTTTATGATCCTGAGCTCACTGTTTCGTATTCCACGGATACTGATAAGATAGGCAAGGCTGATCTTGCGGGGGAATTTATCAAGCAGGTTCTGGATACCGGAAAGCCCCGCTATGAGTTCATCAGTAAGAAATCCACATTGGCGCTCATATTTGATTTTCACATGCGCCCGGGCACGATGCAGCTTAAGATTGTTTATCCCCTGCGTTCAGAAAAAAGCCTGAATATCGATGAAAATGTAATCATGGGTGTGATGGAATTGACGCAGGATATTACGGAAGATTACCAGTCCGTTATCAATTTTGAACGTTTGATTCTTTTTACATCAAGTTTTTCCGCTTTGATTCTTTTCGCCACGATCATGGCCATCATCAGACGTGCTGATATTGTAAATGAACAGCGCATGCAGGACCGCAGACAGTTTGAAAAAGAGCTGAACCAAAGTGAAAAACTGGCCAGTATCGGACGTATGGTTTCCGGTGTGGCTCATGAGATTCGCAATCCGCTCGGTATTATCCGCTCAAGTTCGGAATTATTACTTAAAAGGATGAAGGACGGCGATCAGACCAATGTAAAAATACTTGGTGCCATTCATGAGGAAACAAAGCGGCTAAGCCGGACAGTGAGCGATTTTCTTGATTATGCAAGACCGCGTAAGATAGCCATGAGCGCGCTTGATCCTGCTGATCTGCTGGATAAAATTTATATGTTCCTTGAATCAAAATGCCGGGAAAGCAATATTGAATTGCGCTGTAACTACGTACACGGATATCAGGTCTGTGCTGATTCGGATCTGCTCTACAGGGCTTTTTACAATCTCATCGGCAATGCCATACAAGCGGTGGAAGGTGATGGATATATTTCTGTTTTCATCGATGAGACAGAAGGCGGAATCAATGTTGTTGTTTCCGATTCCGGTTCGGGATTCCCGGAAGGTATTATTGAAAAGGTCAAAGACCCGTTTTTTACGACCAAAGATAATGGAACGGGGCTTGGGCTTGCTATTGTGACCAATATTGTGGAAAGCCATAACGGAAAGCTGCGCATCGGAAATAATCCTGAAGGCGGGGCGCGTTTGGAAATATTTTTACCTGAAAAGAAAGACTGCTAG
- a CDS encoding sigma-54 dependent transcriptional regulator, with the protein MPANILILDDEQNYLLILEAMLSDEGYTITALSDPETGLAYLDESEVDMIITDMKMPKLTGQDVLEHVKKNFPHIPVIIMTAFGSIESAVEAMKIGAFDYITKPFANEELLLSVTKAAQFAKAQQENKQLREQIKDRYSPSNIIGRSKPMMQVFDMISKAAPGNSTVLVTGESGTGKELVAQAIHQASPRCDKPFVSVNCMAFNTGVLESELFGHEKGSFTGAVARKRGRFEAADHGTLFLDEIGEISHDMQVKLLRALQERTIERVGGGESIKVDIRIVAATNKNLKEAVEKGEFREDLYYRLNVVSIEMPPLRERREDIPFLVDHFLATYSAENNKKFEGFSPSAMDYMTAYEWPGNVRQLQNVVERCVVLTSGTVIDTVDLPAEIKDEEAQFKSAVDLLPPKLNLADTLDKIEATLVRRALVASNFVKVDAAEMLGISKSLLQYKLKKYKISGK; encoded by the coding sequence ATGCCTGCAAATATTCTCATACTGGATGACGAGCAAAACTACCTGCTCATTCTGGAAGCAATGCTTTCGGACGAAGGTTACACCATCACCGCCCTTTCCGATCCGGAAACAGGGCTGGCCTACCTTGATGAATCCGAAGTTGATATGATCATCACCGATATGAAAATGCCCAAGCTTACCGGGCAGGATGTGCTGGAACATGTGAAAAAGAATTTTCCGCATATTCCGGTAATTATCATGACAGCGTTCGGGTCCATTGAATCAGCTGTCGAAGCTATGAAAATCGGGGCCTTTGATTACATTACAAAGCCTTTTGCCAACGAAGAACTGCTTCTTTCTGTTACCAAGGCTGCCCAGTTCGCCAAAGCGCAGCAGGAAAATAAACAACTGCGGGAACAGATCAAAGACCGTTACTCCCCCAGTAATATCATCGGCCGCTCGAAGCCCATGATGCAGGTCTTCGATATGATCAGCAAGGCTGCCCCGGGAAACTCCACCGTGCTTGTTACCGGTGAATCCGGTACCGGTAAGGAGTTGGTAGCTCAGGCTATCCATCAGGCATCACCGCGCTGTGATAAGCCGTTTGTCTCGGTAAACTGCATGGCCTTTAATACCGGGGTTCTTGAAAGTGAACTTTTCGGTCATGAGAAAGGTTCATTTACCGGGGCTGTTGCCCGTAAAAGAGGCCGTTTTGAAGCTGCTGATCACGGGACTCTTTTTCTTGATGAGATAGGAGAAATATCGCACGACATGCAGGTTAAGCTGCTGCGTGCGTTGCAGGAAAGGACTATCGAGCGTGTCGGCGGGGGTGAATCCATTAAAGTTGACATCCGTATCGTTGCCGCTACCAATAAAAATCTCAAGGAAGCTGTGGAAAAAGGCGAATTTCGTGAAGATCTATACTACCGTCTGAACGTAGTCAGCATCGAAATGCCTCCCCTACGTGAACGGCGTGAGGATATCCCTTTTCTGGTCGATCATTTTCTCGCCACTTATTCTGCTGAAAATAACAAGAAATTTGAAGGTTTCTCACCTTCAGCAATGGATTACATGACTGCCTATGAATGGCCCGGAAACGTGCGCCAGTTACAGAATGTTGTGGAACGTTGTGTTGTTCTTACATCCGGAACTGTAATTGATACAGTGGACCTGCCTGCTGAGATCAAGGATGAGGAAGCACAGTTCAAGAGCGCAGTAGACCTGCTGCCCCCTAAGCTTAATCTTGCAGATACACTTGATAAGATCGAAGCAACGCTGGTGCGTAGAGCGCTGGTTGCCAGTAATTTCGTCAAGGTTGATGCCGCTGAAATGCTCGGTATCTCCAAGAGTCTTTTGCAGTATAAATTGAAGAAGTATAAAATTAGCGGAAAGTAA
- a CDS encoding toxin-antitoxin system YwqK family antitoxin, producing MLKKLSILIMALFLFLLSACGQQEATFYELSFEQDKILLIDDNEPFSGIYAEYYDSEHKFPKSMITVKDGVMEGEFYHYYPDGKLREKGTNRNGMYYGYHTLYWKNGNIKQKFFINRDKSGYNYEYYENGKLREMLHYNAKAQLDGKSFTFYPNGRVRDEMNYRNGEREGLFITKDKSGFLVKIFEYRDNALQAPARKHDLSDHERFSATNTMYYHF from the coding sequence ATGCTCAAAAAGTTGTCCATATTGATTATGGCCCTGTTTTTATTTCTGCTTTCCGCATGTGGACAGCAGGAGGCAACTTTCTACGAGCTTAGTTTTGAGCAGGACAAAATACTTCTTATTGATGACAATGAGCCTTTCAGCGGTATTTACGCCGAGTATTATGACTCTGAACACAAGTTTCCCAAGAGCATGATCACGGTAAAGGACGGGGTAATGGAAGGCGAATTCTACCACTATTACCCAGACGGAAAACTGCGTGAAAAAGGCACCAACCGTAACGGCATGTATTACGGTTACCACACTCTTTACTGGAAAAACGGCAACATAAAGCAGAAGTTCTTCATCAACCGGGACAAGTCCGGCTATAATTACGAATACTATGAGAATGGAAAGCTGCGGGAAATGCTCCACTACAACGCAAAGGCCCAGCTGGACGGCAAGTCTTTCACCTTCTATCCTAACGGCAGAGTTCGGGATGAAATGAATTACCGCAACGGTGAGCGGGAAGGCTTATTCATAACAAAGGACAAATCAGGATTTCTGGTCAAGATCTTCGAGTACCGTGACAACGCCCTGCAGGCCCCGGCACGCAAACACGATCTTTCGGATCACGAACGGTTCTCAGCCACTAACACTATGTATTATCATTTTTAA
- a CDS encoding DEAD/DEAH box helicase, with product MHNPDKIQEYINALLASPTMGDQVVHHRTMDGKDPSYGEPRRPFSPSVNSVLGFRNIEQLYSHQAEATDYARAGRNVVVATPTASGKTLTYNLPVLEQCLRDPDAHALYLFPLKALAQDQLKTFNEMAALLPEHARPEAAIYDGDTTPYKRKKIRDNPPAVILTNPEMLHLSMLPYHERWSPFLAGLTHIVVDEVHTYRGVMGSHMAMVFRRLLRICKFYGANPSFIFSSATVGNPAELCHDLTGLEVSQITESGAASGKRNYIFFNPVVSPYSAAIQLLKAGLARGLRTIVYTQSRKMTELIAMWVNEKAGEYKDRISAYRAGFLPEERREIEEKMSSGELLAVISTSALELGIDIGGLDICIMVGYPGSVMATLQRGGRVGRSQRESAVILVGQEDALDQYFMRHPDDFFSRPAENAVLNPYNPVIMQRHLVCAAAELTLRDNDYLLRDDEIKKRVTELEQEGVLLRNKRGDEIYSTRKRPHREVSLRGAGSTLHIEDAASGATIGTIDEVRAYSEAHEGAVYIHRGSTYCIKELDLGAKKIRAAQERVGYYTRARKNKSTEILEIYSQKKIFGIVMRFGRLRVTEQVTGYEKRAVKGGKMLGIVPLDMPPVVFETQGLWMEISPEIKRRAEDDFIHFMGGIHAVEHAAIGILPLLVLTDRNDLGGISTPMHEQVDGPAVFIYDGIPGGAGLTMQAFEQAEELLERTLQIIVDCECELGCPTCVHSPKCGSGNRPIDKAAAIYILNNMITGQPPEKIEDLSMVLVPFGEEAKKEQIPEEPKNFGVLDVETRRSAQDVGGWNKAERMGISIAVLYDSTEDKYYEYEEEQIPEMMERVQKLDLIIGFNIERFDYKVLSGIHPFNYKGLPTLDLLIKVHERLGYRLKLDNIAQATLDSAKSADGLQALEWWKEGRLDLITEYCKQDVAVTKDVYLFGKKNGYVLFTNKEKKKVRLPVSW from the coding sequence TTGCACAATCCTGACAAAATACAAGAATACATTAACGCCCTGCTCGCTTCACCTACCATGGGTGATCAGGTAGTTCATCACCGAACCATGGACGGAAAAGATCCATCCTACGGCGAACCGCGCCGCCCTTTTTCTCCCTCGGTAAATTCCGTGCTTGGATTCAGGAATATTGAGCAGCTGTATTCGCATCAGGCCGAAGCAACCGATTACGCCCGTGCTGGACGCAACGTAGTTGTCGCGACCCCCACCGCCAGCGGAAAGACCCTGACCTACAACCTGCCTGTGCTGGAACAATGCCTGCGTGATCCTGACGCGCATGCCCTTTACCTTTTCCCGCTGAAAGCTCTGGCGCAGGACCAGCTCAAAACCTTTAATGAAATGGCCGCCCTGCTTCCGGAACACGCCCGTCCTGAAGCCGCCATCTACGACGGGGATACAACCCCTTACAAGCGCAAAAAAATCCGTGACAATCCGCCGGCAGTAATCCTGACCAATCCTGAAATGCTGCATTTATCCATGCTGCCATATCATGAAAGATGGTCACCTTTTCTGGCCGGACTGACCCACATTGTTGTCGATGAGGTTCATACCTATCGTGGTGTGATGGGTTCCCACATGGCCATGGTTTTCCGCAGACTGCTACGCATATGCAAATTTTACGGAGCCAACCCCTCATTTATCTTTTCTTCCGCCACAGTAGGCAACCCGGCGGAACTCTGCCACGACCTGACCGGATTGGAAGTAAGTCAGATAACTGAATCCGGCGCAGCCAGCGGTAAACGCAATTACATTTTTTTCAACCCGGTAGTATCGCCATACAGCGCGGCTATTCAGCTCCTTAAAGCCGGACTAGCGCGAGGTTTACGGACCATCGTTTATACCCAGTCACGCAAAATGACTGAGCTTATCGCCATGTGGGTTAATGAAAAGGCCGGTGAATACAAGGACCGCATCAGTGCTTACCGGGCCGGTTTTCTTCCTGAGGAACGCCGCGAAATAGAAGAGAAAATGTCTTCCGGGGAATTACTGGCCGTAATATCAACCAGCGCACTTGAGCTGGGCATCGATATAGGCGGGCTCGATATCTGCATCATGGTGGGCTATCCCGGTTCAGTCATGGCCACCCTGCAGCGGGGAGGACGTGTTGGACGCAGCCAGCGGGAATCCGCGGTAATTCTCGTCGGACAGGAAGATGCACTTGACCAGTATTTCATGCGCCACCCTGACGATTTCTTTTCCCGGCCCGCGGAGAACGCGGTTCTCAATCCCTACAATCCGGTGATAATGCAGCGTCATCTTGTTTGTGCGGCTGCGGAGCTCACCTTGCGGGACAACGATTATCTGCTCCGCGACGATGAGATAAAAAAACGGGTTACGGAGCTCGAGCAGGAAGGTGTGCTGCTGCGTAACAAACGCGGGGACGAAATCTATTCCACCCGCAAGAGACCCCACCGTGAGGTTTCCCTGCGCGGAGCCGGATCTACCCTGCACATAGAAGATGCCGCCAGCGGCGCGACCATCGGCACCATCGACGAAGTACGGGCCTACAGCGAAGCGCACGAGGGCGCTGTTTATATCCACCGCGGCTCGACTTACTGCATTAAAGAACTCGACCTCGGGGCCAAAAAAATAAGGGCAGCGCAGGAACGTGTCGGCTATTATACCCGTGCCCGAAAAAATAAATCTACGGAAATACTGGAAATTTATTCTCAGAAAAAGATCTTCGGGATTGTCATGCGCTTTGGCAGGCTGCGGGTAACAGAACAGGTAACCGGATACGAAAAAAGGGCCGTTAAGGGCGGAAAAATGCTTGGAATCGTACCTCTGGACATGCCTCCGGTGGTATTTGAAACCCAGGGTCTGTGGATGGAAATTTCACCGGAGATAAAACGCAGGGCCGAAGATGATTTCATTCACTTCATGGGCGGCATTCATGCGGTGGAGCATGCGGCAATCGGCATCCTCCCCCTTCTGGTACTGACCGACCGCAACGATCTCGGCGGGATCTCAACACCGATGCATGAGCAGGTGGATGGTCCGGCTGTCTTTATCTATGACGGCATTCCCGGCGGAGCGGGACTGACCATGCAGGCATTTGAACAGGCCGAAGAACTCCTTGAGAGGACCTTGCAGATTATTGTAGACTGCGAATGCGAACTGGGCTGCCCGACCTGCGTGCATTCTCCAAAATGCGGTTCCGGCAACAGACCAATCGACAAGGCCGCGGCTATCTACATTCTTAACAATATGATTACCGGGCAGCCACCGGAAAAAATTGAGGATTTATCTATGGTACTGGTACCCTTCGGCGAAGAAGCAAAAAAGGAACAAATACCCGAGGAACCCAAAAATTTCGGAGTTCTCGATGTTGAAACACGCCGCTCGGCACAGGATGTCGGTGGCTGGAATAAAGCCGAGCGCATGGGCATATCCATTGCCGTGCTCTATGATTCCACTGAAGACAAATATTATGAATACGAAGAAGAACAGATCCCGGAAATGATGGAGCGGGTCCAAAAACTGGACCTGATTATCGGCTTCAACATCGAACGTTTCGACTACAAGGTTCTTTCCGGAATACACCCGTTCAATTACAAGGGGCTACCGACTCTGGACCTGCTGATTAAAGTCCACGAGCGTCTGGGTTACCGCCTTAAGCTGGATAATATAGCTCAGGCAACCCTTGATTCAGCTAAAAGTGCGGACGGATTACAGGCCCTTGAATGGTGGAAGGAAGGGCGTCTGGACCTGATCACCGAATACTGCAAACAGGATGTGGCCGTCACTAAAGATGTATACCTGTTTGGCAAAAAGAACGGATACGTGTTATTTACTAATAAAGAGAAAAAGAAAGTACGCTTGCCAGTCAGTTGGTAA